From the genome of Amycolatopsis granulosa:
GGCGACCGGGCCGCCGCCGAACAGGGCGCGCGGCAGGCCGAACACGGCCATCACCGGGCCGTAGGGGGTGTAGTCGTTGACCTCGGGCACGCGGGCGAGCGCGGTGACGTCCACGTACGGCGTGCCGTGCTCCAGCAGCAGACGCGCGGAGCGTTCGATCACCCACACCTCGGGCTGGGCGCTCCAGGAGAACGGCGTGTTCAGCCAGTCGGTGCCGGTGAGACGGCGGATCACCAGGACGACCAGGGGAAGCAGCATCGACAGCACGGCGATGGCCGCGAGGCCCAGCCAGCGGGAGCGCAGCGGGCCGCCCGGCCGGCGCGCCGTCATCAGCCAGCCGGTGTGCGCGGCGGCCAGGCCGTAGCCGAACGCCGCGCACGTGCCCCAGATGCGGAAGCCGTAGAACTCGCCGGTCAGCGCGAGTGCGACCGCGTAGACGGCACACCCGAGGTAGAACAGCAGGTCGACAGCCAGCGGATGCGTCCGGAGCAGTACGCGCGTGCGTGCGAACGCGGTGACCGGGACCGGCGGGCGCGTTGCGGTGCGCTCTGTGGTCACCGCGCGCCACCGCGCGGTTTCATATCGAGATCGTTCCGCCCCATGGGCAAAGGTTACCGAGAACGCCCTGCGCGGCGGTGCCCGGCAAGAGCTCTCCGAAGTCCGAGGCTCCCCGGCCCGTCGATGCCCGGATCTCCCGGCTTCCGCCGATGTGACGCTCCGCACTCGTTTCGGGCGCGCGTTAGTCCAGGCAGTGGCATTTTCTTGCCTGCCACCACCGGGTGCCCAGTACGTTGTACAAGGCAGAGCCTTCCGGCAGCGGCAGTCAAGGAGCATGGTGAGTCGAACGAGTGACCTCACGGGACGCGACGTCGAGGCGGCACGGGCGCAGGAGCAGGCCCGTACCTTCGATCATCTCCATCCGGCGGTGGCGGACACGGTGCACGACACCCTGTCCGAGTTCCGGCGGCATTGCCCGGTGGCCCACAGCGAAGCCCATGGCGGCATGTTCGTGGTGACCCGCTTCGACGACCTCAAGCACGTCGCCGAGCACGGCGAAACGTTTTCCTCCGCTGCCGAGGTCGGTGCGGTGGTGGTCGCTCCGGAGACCGGAGGAGTGATCGCACCGCTGTTCGAGCAGGACCTGACGGAGCACGCGGCGTGGCGCCGGCACCTGCAGCCGTTCTTCACGCCCCGCGCCGCCGCCCGGCACACCGATTATGTGCGGAAGGTTGCGGCGGAGGTGGTCGCGGAGCTGGCCCCGCGAGGTGCAGCGGACTTCGTGCCGGACCTGTGCGCGCGGATCCCGCCGTTGGTGGTCGCCTCGCTGATGGGGATTCCGGAACCGGAGCGGCCCGTGCTGGCGTCGCTGGTGCGCCGGCTGTCCGGCGCGACCACCGAGCAGGAGGCCGCGGCGGTGGGGAAGGAGTACACCGAGTTCCTGCTCGCCCAGATCCGCTCCCGCCGCGGCCGGTCCGGGGAGGACGTGCTGACTTCGGTGGCCAACAGCGAGATCGGTGGCAAGGTGGCCAGCGATCACGAGTTGCTCAAATTCGCGTTCCTGCTGGTGGCCGCGGGCAACCTCACCACCACCGACCAGTTGGCCAGCATCCTGCTCCAGCTGGCCCAGGACAGCGCCCTGCGCGCCCGGGTGGTGGCCGATGTGGCGCTGATCCCGCAGCTGGTGGAGGAAAGCGTCCGGCACGAGTCCGCGGTAGCGGCCACCGGCCGCACCGTCGTGACCGAGACCGAGCTGGCCGGGGTCGCACTGCGGCCGGGGGACCGGATGCTGCTGACGTGGGGATCGGGCAACCGCGATGAACGCTATTTCCCGGACGGCGACGAGTTCCGCCTCGGCCGTCCGCGCAAGCCACACCTCGGGTGGGGCGCGGGTGCGCACCGGTGTCTCGGGCTGCACCTGGCGCGTGTGGAGTTGCGGGTGATCTGCGAGGAGTTGCTGGCCGTGATCCCGGACTTCGCGTTGCCGGACGGGTTCGTGCCGCAACGCACCTACGGGGTGATCCGCGGGGTGAAGGCATTGCCGGTGACCTGGCCGGTCTAGCCAGCGTTCGCAGCGACGTGGATCGTGTGCCGCCACGCTCCACGGGCCGCCCCGGTCGCGGCGCGCGGCGGGCCTAGCGGGCCGCGCGCCGCTGCCCGGCCTCGTACCCGGTCTGCTGGATGTACCAGGTCGCCAGCTGCGCGCGGCGGTTGAGGCGGAGCTTCTGAAAGATCCGGGTGAGATGCGTTTCCACGGTCCGGCGCGACACGGTCAGCGCCCGGGCGATCTCGGGGTTGTTCAGGCCGTCGGCCACCAGGGCGGCCACCCTCTTCTCGGCGCCGGTGAGCACGTCCAGGGTGAGATCGGGCCGGGTGTCGGGGGGAACTTCGACCGGGCGCAGGGCCAGTTCGTAGATCTGTTCGGCGGTCAGTGTGGTGCCCTCGGCGTAGTGGTGGCGGAACGCCACTTCGCCGATCGCGGCGACGATGCGCTCCTCGGCGAGCTTGCGCTGCCGCTGGAACGGCACCAAGCCGCCGACCCCGACCCCGTGGCGTTTCTGCAGCCCCAGGCAACCGCCCAGCAGCCGGGCCGCGTCCTTGGGCTGCCCGGATGCCGAGCGCCACCACGCGCCGGCCTCCACCGTCCAGGTGGACCCCCATCGGTCGCCCATTTCGACCTGCGGGCGCAGGCATTCGTGGAGCACGTACCGACGCTGGGTGCGGGCTGGCAGCCCCTGCGTCCACAGGGCCCAGGTGATGGCCCAGGGCGAGTCGTGCGCCTCGGCGTCGCGCAGGCATTCGTCGGAGGATTCGTCAGCGATGTCGGCGGGGCCCAGCAGCCCGGCGCCGATCGCGAGGATCAGCGCCGCCATCTGGCCGTCACCGGCCATGCCGGCCGCGCGGAATCCGTCCCGGGCCTGCTGCAGCAGTGGCAGGCCGTCGACGTCGCCCAGGCTGAGCACGCGATGGGTGCCGTCGATGTAGAGGGCGGGAGGGCTGTTCCCGGCATCGAGTTTGGCGGCCAGCTCGAGGCACTGGTCGCGATAGCGCCCGCCACGGGTCTTGTCCC
Proteins encoded in this window:
- a CDS encoding cytochrome P450, whose amino-acid sequence is MSRTSDLTGRDVEAARAQEQARTFDHLHPAVADTVHDTLSEFRRHCPVAHSEAHGGMFVVTRFDDLKHVAEHGETFSSAAEVGAVVVAPETGGVIAPLFEQDLTEHAAWRRHLQPFFTPRAAARHTDYVRKVAAEVVAELAPRGAADFVPDLCARIPPLVVASLMGIPEPERPVLASLVRRLSGATTEQEAAAVGKEYTEFLLAQIRSRRGRSGEDVLTSVANSEIGGKVASDHELLKFAFLLVAAGNLTTTDQLASILLQLAQDSALRARVVADVALIPQLVEESVRHESAVAATGRTVVTETELAGVALRPGDRMLLTWGSGNRDERYFPDGDEFRLGRPRKPHLGWGAGAHRCLGLHLARVELRVICEELLAVIPDFALPDGFVPQRTYGVIRGVKALPVTWPV